ACACTTTAGACACTACATCAAAATTATTCTGGAAACAAATCATAGtttaaagaaaagcaatattTAAAGGGATTGTAAGTGACCAATTCATGATAATGATTTGTAAAAAAAATCTAAGCCTCTCAACTGTGACAAGACTTGCAGAAAAGCTTTTTAAACTATGTAAATGTATTCTATATTAAGTTAGATATTGAGGCATCTAATGCATAATTACTAGGTTACATctggatatttaaagaaaaatttgatgAGGAACCTTTTTAAAGACTACTGAATTTCTtataacattgcttctgttttatgtttttggccatgaggcatgtgggatcatagctccCTAAAAGGGTATCAAATctttgttccctgcattgcaaaatgaagttttaactactggatcaccTGGAAAGTACCCTATGTAACTTCTTTATTCCACATGTGTTTAGAAGTTTGAAAGAAATAGGCATTGATGAAATGATGTTAATAatggaaaatgataaaaaaatgcatttttatttcatttactttagaCATCATTGGAAGCTGAGCAAACACAATGTTAAAGGAAAACTACACAGAAGTGACTGAGTTTATCCTCCTGGGACTGACAGATCGAGTTGAGTTGCAGCCTGTCCTTTTTGCGGTCTTCCTAGTCATCTACCTGATCACAGTCTTCGGCAATGCGAGTATGATTTTGTtaatcagaactgactcaaagctTCAGACTCcaatgtacttcttcctcagccACCTCTCCTTTGTAGATCTCTGTTATGCCACCAATGTCACGCCTCAGATGCTGGTCAATCTCTCATCTGAGAGAAAAACTATTTCTTTCCTTGGTTGCTTTATACAGtttgatttattcatttccttGGGGCTCACAGATAGCTATATACTCACAGCAATGGCTTATGACCGCTACATGGCCATCTGCAAACCCTTGTTATATGGCAGCAAGATGTCCTGAGGTGTCTGCCTCTCTCTCGTTGCTACATCTTATATTTATGGCTTTGCAAACGGTCTTGCACAGACCATCCTGATGCTCCGCCTCTCCTTCTGTGGACCCAATGAAATCAACCACTTTTACTGTGCGGACCCACCTCTCCTAGTCCTGGCCTGCTCAGACACTTATGTCAATGAGACTGCCATGTTCGTGGTGGCTGGTTCCAACCTCATGTGCTCTCTCACCATCATCCTCATCTCTTACATTGCCATCTTTACAGCCATTCTGCAAATGCATTCTCCAGAAGGGAGGCGCAAGGCATTCTCCACCTGTGGGTCTCATCTGACAGTTGTCACTATGTTTTATGGGACACTGTTCTGGATGTATCTGAGGCCACCTTCTGAGGCATCCGTAGAACGGACCAAAATTGCAGCTGTTTTTTATGTCTTTCTGAGTCCTATGTTTAACCCTTTGATCTACAGCCTTCGGAACAAAGATGTTAAAAGAGCAATAAGGAGAGTAATTCAAGAGATTTTTTTTGTCAAATTAGGTACACATTTGGCCAGAGGTAtgtaatatatttgtattttctgaccaattaaagaaaattttaaattaataagtcACTTTTTGTCAttgacttattttttccttttgcaatTCACCTATGAAATGTGGAAGAATCTGTCAGATCATTAGCTTGTGTCATTtcagtatatttaaaatgaataccaCATGGAAATTCAATGACAAGACCAGATAGCATTGCTATTTTTGTATTAGTAAAGGACAGATAATTCTGTGTACAGTATTCATAAAGGTAGAAAGTTATAAAAGACAGAATTACCAGTGATGCTAAGACCATGCCAATTTGTTTGATCTGAGGGGTTTAataatttccaaattattttccaaaacttGTTAACATATAAGGaggaaagttttttgtttgtttggttggttttttctTTGTTCACGTTACATATCCAAGATCTTTGGGTATCTTAAATTATTACTTAAGAACTATATTTAGATATTAGTATTGGTCTAACGGAATCCTCATTGATTAAATGTTTGACCGAAATGCCaaattttctttagatttttttaattaattcttttatttatttatttatttattaccaaTATGCTTTCAGCATTAACTTATATTGggctttcacattttttttttatgcacTGTTAACATCTCAAACAAAAATAGTGAATGATATAAAGAGCACTTTTCAAAGCATAACTAATCATCATTAAGTTTTCACACAATGACACTTGTTTCAAATTTGCACAAATCTCCATTTCATGGACCTGACTGCTCACCTTTGGCGTCTCCCCCTGGGACATACAAGTTGGGGAATTTTACCACGCTGGAAAACTCAGAAGAGATGAGTAGAGATGAACTTGGTTCTGTTAGGTCAAtcgagttgattttttaaaaaaactgatttaTAACTGATTTGTAATTTtaggtttcaggtatacaacatttgaaagttgctcagtcgtgtccgactctttgtgatcccatggactgttgcctgcgaGGCTACATacattctccgggcaagaatactcaagtgggttgacatgcccctcttcagggtatcttcccaactcagggatcgcacccaggtctcccacattgcgggcagattctttaccgtctgaaccaccagggaagcctggtgttcagCATAGTGATTTTCAATTTTTAGAACTGTTAGAGAGGcttttccagtggctcagtggtgaaggaccTGCTGGTAGTGCAGGCGACTCAGAAAATGCAGGTTTCagaactgggttgggaagacccactggcggaggaaatgtttaaaaagcaGTAAGAAGAGCGATTCAAGAGAAGTTATTTGCCAAATCGCGTAGACATTTTGGTCACGGGTATGTAACATATCTCTGATCAATCAGTGAGCACTTTAAATTGACAAATCATTTTGCCTATTgactattcttttccttttataattcACCTATGAGACTTGGAAGAATGTTATCAAATTGTTAGTTCTGACtcagtatattaaaataataccACAAATATATTAAGACACAAGACAAAACAGCATCGTCATTGCTTTATAAAATTAGCAAATGTAGTGACTACATTACCCATAGCCACCAAATGTGTGAACTTGCTTGTTGGAttgcttcttttatatttttttattcaaa
This portion of the Capra hircus breed San Clemente chromosome 15, ASM170441v1, whole genome shotgun sequence genome encodes:
- the LOC102181800 gene encoding LOW QUALITY PROTEIN: olfactory receptor 5M10-like (The sequence of the model RefSeq protein was modified relative to this genomic sequence to represent the inferred CDS: substituted 1 base at 1 genomic stop codon), giving the protein MLKENYTEVTEFILLGLTDRVELQPVLFAVFLVIYLITVFGNASMILLIRTDSKLQTPMYFFLSHLSFVDLCYATNVTPQMLVNLSSERKTISFLGCFIQFDLFISLGLTDSYILTAMAYDRYMAICKPLLYGSKMSXGVCLSLVATSYIYGFANGLAQTILMLRLSFCGPNEINHFYCADPPLLVLACSDTYVNETAMFVVAGSNLMCSLTIILISYIAIFTAILQMHSPEGRRKAFSTCGSHLTVVTMFYGTLFWMYLRPPSEASVERTKIAAVFYVFLSPMFNPLIYSLRNKDVKRAIRRVIQEIFFVKLGTHLARGFSQWKQLPPCCDFIALAKAVAKTLAWCSVPPTPEQALIYSAVDAPCPFNGPTHSTATLNLARKSVYGSLGPCIILTKEGWVWPVGATRHHARKKTWRTCSMKLQPLRTLQDSLGNRFPI